A single Dermacentor albipictus isolate Rhodes 1998 colony chromosome 3, USDA_Dalb.pri_finalv2, whole genome shotgun sequence DNA region contains:
- the LOC135901365 gene encoding uncharacterized protein: MVTTVWLVLAALSAGCRVTGGQQLPFWDANSYVDQMILTRLRAHREDVDPLEVPPFALHNSHDKRYGPVRFQASNVTGLSRVARLQRGDQCASVTDEFPDRANVTCHVTFDAIKVYLDSLLTHDGHEVLDIKANVTFRNVLARLDVHFAPWYDPVANLTVGATFNDLRSTFDGLTKTPETQKLLWGYEKVAKDIVAQAITVEVSNVLTKVASELVFPCCSSR, from the exons ATGGTGACAACCGTCTGGCTCGTTTTAGCGG CGCTGTCTGCCGGTTGCCGTGTGACCGGTGGCCAGCAGCTGCCCTTCTGGGACGCCAACAGCTACGTGGACCAGATGATCCTGACGAGACTGCGGGCACACAGGGAGGACGTCGATCCCCTAGAGGTGCCGCCATTCGCTCTCCACAACAGCCACGATAAGCGGTACGGCCCGGTGCGCTTTCAGGCGTCGAACGTCACCGGCCTGAGCCGAGTCGCGCGATTGCAGCGCGGAGACCAGTGCGCCAGCGTCACCGACGAGTTCCCCGACAGGGCCAACGTCACCTGCCACGTCACCTTCGACGCCATCAAG GTGTACCTGGACAGCCTTCTCACTCATGATGGCCACGAAGTCTTGGATATCAAAGCCAATGTGACCTTCCGAAACGTGCTGGCGCGACTTGACGTGCACTTTGCTCCGTGGTACGACCCGGTGGCCAACCTCACCGTCGGCGCCACTTTCAACGACCTCCGTTCGACCTTTGACGGCCTCACCAAGACGCCTGAGACGCAAAAGCTCCTCTGGGGCTACGAAAAGGTGGCGAAGGACATCGTCGCCCAGGCCATTACTGTGGAAGTCAGCAACGTTTTGACTAAAGTCGCGTCGGAGCTGGTATTTCCTTGCTGCAGCAGCAGGTGA